One genomic window of Actinoalloteichus hoggarensis includes the following:
- a CDS encoding MerR family transcriptional regulator, producing the protein MAWSTRQLAELAGTSLRAVRHYHAVGLLTEPERSSNGYKRYGVAHLVRLLRIKRLAELGFSLTQIADMGDADEHPEQELRALDAELARTIERLQAVRTELAVTLEQSAPTDLPTEMGLSADDVKFSAADRSFLVVLSRVLSPASLDVYAEMVKTSQEHPTEAELTNLPDDADEQTRHELAKRLAAHVSDLEKAFPRFLEAAQDTRLGTRAAAETIGVAITDLYNSAQIDVMRRLNTLLVAGRAAKAEPDTDDAEPDSDDGAGA; encoded by the coding sequence GTGGCGTGGAGCACCCGTCAGCTCGCCGAACTCGCCGGGACGAGCCTGCGGGCGGTGCGGCACTATCACGCCGTCGGCCTGTTGACGGAGCCGGAACGAAGCTCCAACGGCTACAAGCGCTACGGCGTCGCGCATCTCGTGCGCCTGCTGCGCATCAAGCGGCTGGCGGAACTGGGATTCTCCCTGACCCAGATCGCCGACATGGGCGACGCCGACGAGCATCCCGAGCAGGAACTGCGAGCGCTGGACGCCGAACTGGCCCGGACGATCGAACGTCTCCAGGCGGTGCGCACCGAACTGGCCGTCACCCTGGAGCAGTCAGCCCCGACCGACCTGCCGACCGAGATGGGCCTGTCCGCCGACGACGTCAAGTTCAGCGCGGCCGACCGTTCCTTCCTCGTCGTGCTCTCCAGGGTGCTCAGCCCCGCGTCGCTCGACGTCTACGCGGAGATGGTGAAGACCTCCCAGGAACACCCCACCGAGGCCGAGCTCACGAACCTGCCCGACGACGCCGACGAACAGACCCGACACGAGCTCGCCAAGCGGCTGGCCGCGCATGTCAGCGACCTGGAGAAGGCCTTTCCCCGTTTTCTGGAGGCCGCCCAGGACACCAGGCTGGGCACGCGGGCCGCGGCGGAGACGATCGGCGTGGCGATCACGGACCTGTACAACTCGGCACAGATCGACGTCATGCGGCGACTCAACACACTGCTGGTCGCCGGGCGGGCGGCGAAGGCCGAGCCGGACACCGACGACGCCGAACCGGACTCGGACGACGGGGCGGGCGCGTAG
- a CDS encoding S9 family peptidase yields MALPRFIPVEEFFTPPAGGASISPDGATIAFLAPWRDRLNLWVRPVDVVDEVARRVSAEDALGVREYHWSDDSRWLLYTRGGVGTGHLYRVDLLNPVAPVVDLTPFPGTVVAQVDLPLGRPGRALLTLSTRRPDLLDLHELDIASGDLTLVARSPGDVGGWVGGRDGAVFACSLTEDGDIELSRWDGATRSLTPVALFDGADHPTAISPTQPTPDGTGLWIGSNRGSDRTRLARLDLATGTETEVDSHPAFDLDTRSAVASSVPSPLILRRGTGELLGARYLGERQVIHALDPHFAEVLANLQGLSDGDLAAVSSDVGERRWVVSFTHDRDPGATFLYDHVTGESRLLSRSYPRLEPEDLAPMTPVTITARDDVALPSYLTLPVGVEPVGLPLVLVVHGGPWLRDAWGYHPVVQQWANRGYAVLQVNYRGSTGYGKTFVKAAIGEFAGRMHDDLIDAAAWAVREGYADPRRIGIFGGGYGGYAALVGAAFTPNFFAAAVDYVGIADLTSFMRRLSEAVRPFLANNWHLFVGDPEEPAQEADMLSRSPISRLDQIRTPLFLVRTAGGARAESDDVVSTLRARGVDVEYQVTEYVERVSPDVHDLIDLQRAAERFLARHLGGRQAEES; encoded by the coding sequence ATGGCGTTGCCGAGGTTCATCCCGGTGGAGGAGTTCTTCACACCACCCGCGGGCGGAGCGTCGATCTCGCCGGACGGTGCCACGATCGCCTTCCTCGCGCCATGGCGGGACCGGCTGAACCTGTGGGTGCGGCCCGTCGACGTCGTCGATGAGGTCGCCCGCAGGGTTTCCGCGGAGGACGCGCTCGGCGTGCGGGAGTATCACTGGAGCGACGACTCCCGGTGGCTGCTCTACACCCGAGGAGGTGTCGGGACGGGACACCTGTATCGGGTCGACCTGCTGAACCCGGTGGCCCCGGTCGTGGATCTCACGCCGTTTCCCGGCACCGTCGTCGCCCAGGTCGACCTGCCCCTCGGTCGACCGGGCAGGGCGCTTCTGACGTTGAGCACGCGGCGGCCCGACCTGCTGGACCTCCACGAACTCGACATCGCCTCCGGCGACCTCACCCTCGTGGCGCGGAGCCCCGGTGACGTCGGAGGCTGGGTGGGCGGCCGCGACGGCGCGGTGTTCGCCTGTTCGCTGACCGAGGACGGCGACATCGAACTGTCGCGATGGGACGGCGCCACGAGATCGCTGACGCCCGTCGCGCTGTTCGACGGCGCCGACCATCCGACGGCGATCTCTCCCACGCAGCCGACCCCGGACGGCACAGGGCTGTGGATCGGGTCGAACCGGGGGAGCGACCGGACACGGCTGGCTCGGCTCGACCTGGCCACCGGTACGGAGACCGAGGTCGACAGCCACCCCGCGTTCGACCTGGACACCCGGTCCGCCGTGGCGTCCTCGGTCCCATCGCCGCTGATTCTCCGCCGGGGCACGGGGGAGCTGCTCGGAGCCCGATATCTGGGTGAGCGGCAGGTGATCCACGCGCTGGACCCGCACTTCGCGGAGGTACTGGCGAATCTGCAAGGGCTCTCGGACGGCGACCTGGCCGCGGTGTCCTCCGACGTGGGCGAACGACGGTGGGTGGTGTCCTTCACCCACGACCGTGACCCGGGGGCCACCTTCCTCTACGACCACGTCACGGGGGAGAGCCGCCTGCTGTCCCGCTCGTATCCGCGGCTGGAGCCCGAGGACCTGGCGCCGATGACGCCGGTGACGATCACCGCGCGCGACGACGTCGCGCTGCCCTCCTACCTGACGCTGCCCGTCGGCGTGGAGCCGGTGGGGCTGCCCTTGGTCCTGGTGGTGCACGGCGGCCCGTGGCTCCGCGACGCCTGGGGCTACCACCCGGTCGTCCAGCAGTGGGCCAATCGCGGGTACGCGGTGCTTCAGGTGAACTACCGGGGCTCGACCGGGTACGGCAAGACCTTCGTCAAGGCTGCCATCGGCGAGTTCGCGGGCCGGATGCACGACGATCTCATCGACGCCGCGGCCTGGGCGGTGCGCGAGGGTTACGCCGATCCCAGGCGGATCGGGATCTTCGGCGGCGGCTACGGCGGCTACGCGGCGTTGGTCGGCGCCGCCTTCACCCCGAACTTCTTCGCCGCCGCCGTCGACTACGTCGGGATCGCCGATCTGACGTCCTTCATGCGGCGGCTGTCCGAGGCCGTGCGGCCCTTCCTGGCCAACAACTGGCACCTGTTCGTGGGCGATCCCGAGGAACCCGCGCAGGAGGCCGACATGCTGTCCCGCTCGCCGATCAGCAGGCTGGATCAGATCCGCACGCCCCTGTTCCTGGTGCGCACCGCGGGCGGGGCTCGCGCCGAGTCGGACGACGTCGTCTCGACGCTGCGTGCCCGCGGCGTCGACGTCGAGTACCAGGTCACGGAGTACGTCGAGCGCGTCTCCCCCGACGTGCACGACCTGATCGACCTGCAACGCGCCGCCGAACGCTTCCTGGCCCGGCACCTGGGCGGCCGGCAGGCCGAGGAGTCCTGA
- a CDS encoding avidin/streptavidin family protein, which yields MSGRRTLAVAFVAMLTLFAGTAGAAEAPVAAESPSTVGITGTWYNQLGSIMVITAGTDGSLTGTYESAVGNAENTYVLTGRYDTDSPTGQGIPLGWVVAYENSFRNAHSVATWSGQYFDGTEERINTQWILTSSTTPADEWTSARLGHDEFSRVEPSPADIERARESGVTSPTG from the coding sequence ATGTCTGGAAGAAGGACGCTCGCCGTCGCCTTCGTCGCCATGCTCACCCTGTTCGCGGGCACCGCGGGAGCGGCCGAGGCTCCGGTCGCGGCGGAGTCGCCGAGCACGGTCGGCATCACCGGCACCTGGTACAACCAGCTCGGCTCCATCATGGTCATCACCGCCGGTACGGACGGGTCGCTCACCGGCACCTACGAGTCCGCGGTCGGCAACGCGGAGAACACCTACGTCCTGACCGGGCGCTACGACACCGATTCCCCCACCGGACAGGGCATTCCGCTGGGCTGGGTGGTCGCCTACGAGAACTCCTTCCGCAACGCGCACTCCGTGGCCACCTGGAGCGGTCAGTACTTCGACGGGACCGAGGAGCGGATCAACACCCAGTGGATTCTGACCTCGTCGACCACGCCCGCGGACGAGTGGACCTCCGCCCGGCTCGGCCACGACGAGTTCAGCCGAGTCGAGCCGTCGCCCGCGGACATCGAGCGGGCGCGCGAGTCCGGAGTGACGTCCCCGACGGGCTGA
- a CDS encoding MerR family transcriptional regulator — MLIGELSRRTGVHTHQLRYYESQGLLRPGRGAGGYRQYTEDAVLAVRQIRQLLAAGLSTQEIGFLQPCVTGTAPDLEACPEILAILRARLNGLDTRIETLARSREALRKHIEVTERRMSDGRRECEPGTLGPVG; from the coding sequence GTGCTGATCGGCGAGCTGAGCAGGCGAACCGGCGTCCACACCCATCAACTGCGGTACTACGAGTCGCAGGGCCTCCTGCGTCCCGGTCGAGGCGCGGGCGGCTATCGCCAGTACACCGAGGACGCCGTCCTGGCCGTGCGGCAGATCCGGCAGCTGCTGGCGGCCGGACTGTCGACGCAGGAGATCGGCTTCCTTCAGCCGTGCGTGACGGGCACGGCGCCCGACCTGGAGGCCTGTCCGGAGATCCTGGCCATACTGCGGGCCCGACTGAACGGTCTGGACACGCGGATCGAGACGCTCGCCCGTTCGCGCGAGGCGCTGCGGAAGCACATCGAGGTCACCGAGCGGCGGATGTCCGACGGGCGTCGAGAGTGCGAGCCGGGAACGCTCGGCCCGGTAGGCTGA
- a CDS encoding PPOX class F420-dependent oxidoreductase gives MLAESRLGVLATIKSDGRPQLSPVTPFYDREAGVLYVSMTEGRAKTVNLRRDPRATLEVTSADGWAWATAEGTATLTGPGTDPHGPEVEALVDYYRRAAGEHPDWDEYRSVMVSDRRVLMVMTVDHVYGADIS, from the coding sequence CTGCTGGCGGAGAGCCGTCTCGGCGTCCTCGCGACCATCAAGTCCGACGGTCGCCCGCAGCTCTCCCCGGTCACACCCTTCTACGATCGCGAGGCCGGCGTGCTCTACGTCTCGATGACCGAGGGGCGGGCCAAGACGGTGAACCTCCGCCGTGATCCGCGCGCCACTCTGGAGGTCACCAGCGCCGACGGCTGGGCGTGGGCCACGGCCGAGGGCACGGCGACGCTCACCGGTCCGGGCACCGATCCACACGGGCCGGAGGTCGAGGCGTTGGTGGACTACTACCGCCGGGCGGCGGGGGAGCACCCCGACTGGGACGAGTACCGATCGGTGATGGTGTCGGATCGACGGGTGCTCATGGTGATGACCGTCGACCACGTCTACGGCGCCGACATCAGCTGA
- a CDS encoding sugar phosphate isomerase/epimerase family protein translates to MGIVQPESRRGFLRLAGGAAVAVGASGLITANAAATPGGHRRVPREHIGIQLYTVRGLMESDPQGTLNRLGEIGYATVGVSGLYGHSPQEFRAMLDTAGLRAVLTHLSLDAIRGDWQQALTDAHVLGVQSVVVPSLPGDLQNPAGYRQVAAEFNVAGHAARRAGLRFLYHNHGFDFATVDGEVLYDILLRETDRRLVNFELDLYWAVDGGYDPVDYFRRYPGRFPVFHVKDMAPDGSFEDVGHGTLDFPRMFAERRSGVREYVVEHDAPADPLHSALRSYEYLSTMRF, encoded by the coding sequence ATGGGCATCGTTCAACCGGAGTCCCGCCGAGGATTCCTGCGGCTGGCAGGCGGCGCCGCCGTCGCGGTCGGCGCGTCAGGACTGATCACGGCCAACGCCGCCGCCACGCCGGGCGGGCACCGCCGGGTGCCGAGGGAGCACATCGGCATCCAGCTCTACACGGTGCGCGGCCTGATGGAGTCCGATCCGCAGGGCACCCTGAACCGGCTCGGCGAGATCGGCTACGCGACGGTGGGCGTGAGCGGGCTCTACGGCCACAGCCCGCAGGAGTTCCGCGCCATGCTGGACACGGCCGGGCTGCGGGCCGTGCTGACGCATCTGAGCCTGGACGCCATCCGAGGCGACTGGCAGCAGGCGCTGACCGACGCCCACGTCTTGGGCGTGCAGTCGGTCGTGGTGCCGTCGCTGCCGGGTGATCTGCAGAATCCGGCGGGTTACCGGCAGGTGGCGGCCGAGTTCAACGTGGCAGGCCACGCGGCGCGACGGGCCGGGCTGCGATTCCTCTATCACAACCACGGCTTCGACTTCGCCACCGTCGACGGCGAGGTGCTGTACGACATCCTGCTCCGGGAGACCGACCGCAGGCTGGTCAACTTCGAGCTGGACCTCTACTGGGCGGTGGACGGCGGCTACGACCCGGTGGACTACTTCCGCCGGTATCCGGGCCGGTTCCCGGTGTTCCACGTCAAGGACATGGCGCCTGACGGCTCCTTCGAGGACGTCGGACACGGCACGCTGGACTTCCCTCGGATGTTCGCCGAGCGGCGGTCGGGTGTGCGGGAGTACGTCGTCGAGCACGATGCGCCCGCCGATCCGCTGCACAGCGCGCTGCGCAGCTACGAGTATCTGTCGACGATGCGGTTCTGA
- a CDS encoding ThuA domain-containing protein, with product MRHPTRPRQIRGNRFAAALGGLFAMLLVVTTGLAATPAAGATEARFSVLVFSKWTNFYHDSIPAGIAAIEELGAENDFDVTATDDAAAFTDENLARFDAIVFNNTNSTPESGDLLDADQRAAFQRYVQGGGGWAGLHAASASERDWDWYEGLVGAIFDHHPAIQPGRVKVLDRAHPSTEGLPELWERTEEWYNWTANPTGNVHTLAQIKVRDGIEGLDEGVDHPFSWCQNYDGGRSWFTAGGHASEDFSDELFLGHLLGGIEWAAGAAEGDCSATRTGSFQRIPLVTEGLADPFELAVAPDRRVFYIERTGALKIVDQETLSVTTALDFEYTSEMTSQSDGLLGLTLDPAFEENGFLYLLYSDKEENRLNVSRFTVDGDRVDEASEARLLEIPTFRGEGRANSHMAGSLAMDDGGDLYIATGDNTDPFASDGFSPIDEREGRRAWDAQATSSNTDDLRGKILRITPQADGGYTIPEGNLFPEGTELTRPEIYVMGMRNPFRITVDSASGALLVGDYGPDARAADPDRGPEGTVEFDRITEASNRGWPYCTGDNTPFNDYDFATGTSGEPFDCTALVNDSPNNTGLTELPPADPAWVHYAYSESAEFPELGTGGGGPMAGPVYAYDEDNPLITKFPEYFDGKWFTYELTRQWFKTMSVHETDQEFTDPRFEPTRAGDLLSINGVFEDLEWVQPFEAEFGPDGSLYVIDFGEGSGTGRGGSNEGSGIYRIDYVAEGRIPTARVSASPDSGQGPLEVTFSSEGSGVGAGESVVYEWDFDGDGSVDSTERNPTHVYPDDGQYSARLTVTDPETELAGVAVTTITVGNTRPEVAITLPAHGGLFDFGDTIPFTVEVTDAEDAEIDCSKVVVQSQLGHDDHLHPMDNVTGCQGDITTDQGDSHGPGQNLYAALSAQYQDGGGVNGVPPLVGSAHATLEPKRKEAEHFEDTGGENGGVEALARDDSSAGHRIGEIEHGDWVAYDPINLTGIDSVTLGVGSAGIGGTVEFRADGPDGELLGSVDVENTGGWGAVISPTVPLADPGGPVTLYLVFDNPEWTPDGHDLMSVDWLHFNGQGVTKEEISATVVPTATPAAGTAPLTVEFSAEVTVPEGREIVDHHWEFGDNQYVHGETASHEYTRGGPFTARLTVTDDAGVRTSATVAVSVD from the coding sequence ATGAGACATCCGACCCGTCCGCGTCAGATCCGAGGAAATCGATTCGCCGCCGCGCTCGGCGGTCTGTTCGCCATGCTGCTCGTCGTCACCACCGGACTCGCCGCGACGCCCGCCGCAGGCGCCACCGAGGCCAGATTCTCCGTGCTGGTCTTCTCGAAATGGACGAACTTCTATCACGACTCCATTCCCGCGGGCATCGCCGCGATCGAAGAACTCGGCGCCGAGAATGATTTCGACGTGACGGCGACCGACGACGCGGCGGCCTTCACCGACGAGAACCTCGCCCGGTTCGACGCGATCGTCTTCAACAACACCAACTCCACCCCGGAGTCGGGCGATCTGCTGGACGCCGATCAGCGGGCCGCGTTCCAGCGGTACGTGCAGGGCGGCGGCGGCTGGGCCGGCCTGCACGCCGCCTCGGCCAGTGAACGCGACTGGGACTGGTACGAAGGCCTGGTCGGAGCGATCTTCGACCACCACCCGGCGATCCAGCCGGGCCGGGTGAAGGTGCTGGACCGCGCGCATCCCTCCACCGAAGGCCTCCCGGAACTCTGGGAGCGCACGGAGGAGTGGTACAACTGGACCGCGAACCCGACGGGCAACGTGCACACTCTGGCCCAGATCAAGGTGCGGGACGGGATCGAGGGGCTCGACGAGGGCGTCGATCACCCGTTCTCCTGGTGTCAGAACTATGACGGCGGACGTTCCTGGTTCACCGCGGGCGGCCACGCGAGCGAGGACTTCTCCGACGAACTGTTCCTCGGCCACCTCCTCGGCGGAATCGAGTGGGCGGCGGGCGCGGCCGAGGGCGACTGCTCGGCCACCAGGACCGGAAGCTTCCAGCGCATCCCGCTGGTCACCGAAGGGCTCGCCGATCCCTTCGAACTCGCGGTCGCACCCGACCGACGGGTGTTCTACATCGAACGCACCGGTGCCTTGAAGATCGTCGACCAGGAGACGCTGTCGGTGACCACCGCCCTGGACTTCGAGTACACCTCCGAGATGACCAGCCAGTCCGACGGGCTGCTCGGCCTGACCCTGGACCCGGCGTTCGAGGAGAACGGCTTCCTCTACCTGCTCTACTCCGACAAAGAGGAGAACCGGCTGAACGTCTCCCGCTTCACGGTGGACGGCGACCGCGTCGACGAGGCGTCCGAGGCTCGACTGTTGGAGATCCCCACCTTTCGGGGCGAGGGCCGGGCGAACTCGCACATGGCGGGTTCGCTGGCCATGGACGACGGCGGCGACCTCTACATCGCCACCGGCGACAACACCGACCCGTTCGCCTCCGACGGCTTCTCACCGATCGACGAGCGGGAGGGCCGACGCGCCTGGGACGCCCAGGCCACGTCGAGCAACACCGACGACCTGCGCGGCAAGATCCTGCGCATCACCCCGCAGGCCGACGGGGGCTACACGATCCCCGAGGGCAACCTGTTCCCCGAGGGCACCGAGCTGACTCGGCCGGAGATCTACGTGATGGGCATGCGCAATCCGTTCCGCATCACGGTCGACTCGGCCTCCGGCGCGCTGCTCGTCGGCGACTACGGGCCGGACGCCCGCGCGGCGGACCCGGATCGAGGCCCGGAGGGCACGGTCGAGTTCGATCGCATCACGGAGGCGAGCAACCGCGGCTGGCCGTACTGCACGGGCGACAACACCCCGTTCAACGACTACGACTTCGCCACCGGCACCTCCGGTGAGCCGTTCGACTGCACTGCCCTGGTGAACGACTCGCCGAACAACACCGGCCTCACCGAGCTGCCGCCCGCCGACCCCGCCTGGGTGCACTACGCCTACTCGGAGTCCGCGGAGTTCCCGGAGCTGGGCACGGGCGGCGGCGGCCCGATGGCGGGCCCGGTCTACGCCTACGACGAGGACAACCCGCTGATCACGAAGTTCCCCGAGTACTTCGACGGCAAGTGGTTCACCTACGAGTTGACCCGCCAGTGGTTCAAGACGATGTCGGTGCACGAGACGGACCAGGAGTTCACCGACCCCCGGTTCGAGCCCACGCGGGCGGGCGACCTGCTCTCGATCAACGGCGTCTTCGAGGACCTGGAGTGGGTCCAGCCCTTCGAGGCGGAGTTCGGGCCGGACGGATCCCTGTACGTCATCGACTTCGGGGAGGGCAGCGGCACGGGCCGAGGCGGCAGCAACGAGGGCTCGGGCATCTACCGGATCGACTACGTCGCCGAGGGCCGGATTCCCACGGCGCGTGTCTCGGCATCGCCCGACTCCGGACAGGGTCCGCTGGAGGTCACGTTCTCCAGTGAGGGCTCCGGCGTGGGCGCGGGCGAGTCTGTGGTCTACGAGTGGGACTTCGACGGCGACGGCTCGGTCGACTCGACCGAGCGGAATCCGACCCACGTCTACCCCGATGACGGGCAGTACTCGGCGCGGCTGACCGTGACCGATCCGGAGACGGAGCTGGCGGGCGTGGCGGTCACCACGATCACGGTCGGCAACACCCGGCCGGAGGTGGCGATCACGCTGCCCGCCCACGGCGGCCTGTTCGACTTCGGCGACACCATCCCCTTCACCGTGGAGGTGACCGACGCCGAGGACGCCGAGATCGACTGTTCGAAGGTCGTCGTGCAGTCGCAGCTGGGCCACGACGATCACCTGCATCCGATGGACAACGTGACCGGCTGTCAGGGCGACATCACCACCGACCAGGGCGACAGCCACGGACCCGGACAGAACCTCTACGCGGCGCTGAGCGCGCAGTACCAGGACGGCGGCGGTGTGAACGGCGTCCCACCGCTCGTCGGCTCCGCGCACGCCACGCTGGAGCCCAAGCGCAAGGAGGCCGAGCACTTCGAGGACACCGGCGGGGAGAACGGCGGGGTGGAGGCCCTGGCTCGTGACGACTCCTCGGCAGGCCACCGGATCGGCGAGATCGAGCACGGCGACTGGGTCGCCTACGATCCGATCAATCTGACCGGCATCGACTCGGTCACCCTCGGCGTCGGCTCCGCGGGCATCGGCGGCACGGTGGAGTTCCGAGCCGACGGGCCGGACGGTGAACTGCTGGGCTCGGTGGACGTCGAGAACACGGGCGGCTGGGGAGCGGTGATCTCGCCGACCGTGCCGCTGGCGGATCCCGGCGGCCCGGTCACGCTCTACCTGGTGTTCGACAATCCCGAGTGGACGCCCGACGGCCACGATCTGATGTCGGTGGACTGGCTGCACTTCAACGGCCAGGGCGTCACCAAGGAGGAGATCTCGGCCACGGTGGTGCCGACGGCGACTCCCGCCGCCGGCACCGCACCGCTGACAGTGGAGTTCAGCGCCGAGGTGACCGTGCCGGAGGGCCGAGAGATCGTCGATCACCACTGGGAGTTCGGCGACAACCAGTACGTCCACGGCGAGACCGCGAGTCACGAGTACACGCGAGGCGGGCCGTTCACCGCACGACTGACGGTGACCGACGACGCCGGGGTGCGGACCTCGGCGACGGTCGCCGTCTCGGTCGACTAG
- a CDS encoding Gfo/Idh/MocA family protein, translating to MAGTGDRRIGIVMNGVTGRMGHRQHLVRSILAIRAEGGLPLADGTRLWPEPVLVGRNAAKLQALAEAHGLERWTTDLDAALAEPDAEIYFDAQVTSGRAAAIRAAIAAGLHVYTEKPVAADVAGALELARAARDAGVKAGVVQDKLFLPGLRKLDRLVRGGFFGRILSVRGEFGYWVFEGDWQEAQRPSWNYRAEDGGGIITDMFCHWRYVLEEIFAPIRSVQCLGATHVARRFDEKGRPYECTADDAAYGTFELDGGIVAQINSSWTTRVFRDELVEFQVDGTEGSAVAGLRRCRVQHRSTTPKPVWNPDIPATEDFRSQWQEVPDNAEMDNGFKAQWELFLRHVVDDEPFRWDLLAGARGVQLAELGLRSWADGRRLAVPELTL from the coding sequence ATGGCGGGCACGGGCGATCGACGCATCGGCATCGTGATGAACGGCGTCACCGGACGCATGGGCCACCGACAACACCTGGTGCGGTCGATCCTGGCCATCCGGGCCGAGGGCGGACTCCCGCTCGCCGACGGCACCCGGCTCTGGCCGGAACCGGTGCTGGTGGGGCGTAACGCGGCGAAGCTCCAGGCGTTGGCCGAGGCACACGGCCTGGAGCGCTGGACGACCGACCTCGACGCAGCACTGGCCGAGCCCGACGCCGAGATCTACTTCGACGCCCAGGTCACCAGCGGCCGGGCCGCGGCGATTCGGGCGGCGATCGCCGCCGGACTGCACGTCTACACCGAGAAGCCGGTGGCGGCGGACGTGGCGGGAGCGCTGGAGCTGGCGAGGGCGGCCCGGGACGCCGGGGTGAAGGCGGGCGTGGTGCAGGACAAGCTGTTCCTGCCCGGACTGCGCAAACTGGATCGGCTCGTGCGGGGCGGATTCTTCGGTCGAATCCTCTCCGTACGCGGCGAATTCGGCTATTGGGTGTTCGAAGGTGACTGGCAGGAGGCGCAACGGCCGTCCTGGAATTATCGCGCCGAGGACGGCGGCGGAATCATCACCGACATGTTCTGTCATTGGCGCTATGTGCTGGAGGAGATCTTCGCGCCGATTCGTTCCGTGCAGTGTCTCGGCGCGACGCATGTGGCGCGACGGTTCGACGAGAAGGGCCGGCCGTACGAGTGCACGGCCGACGACGCCGCGTACGGCACGTTCGAGCTCGACGGCGGCATCGTGGCGCAGATCAACTCCTCGTGGACGACGCGGGTGTTCCGCGACGAGCTGGTCGAGTTCCAGGTGGACGGCACCGAGGGCAGCGCGGTGGCGGGGCTGCGCCGCTGCCGCGTGCAGCACCGGTCGACGACGCCGAAGCCGGTGTGGAACCCGGACATCCCGGCCACCGAGGACTTCCGCTCGCAGTGGCAGGAGGTGCCCGACAACGCCGAGATGGACAACGGCTTCAAGGCGCAGTGGGAGCTGTTCCTCCGCCACGTCGTCGACGACGAGCCGTTCCGGTGGGACCTGCTGGCCGGGGCGCGGGGCGTGCAGCTCGCCGAGCTGGGGCTGCGATCGTGGGCGGACGGCCGGCGTCTCGCCGTGCCCGAGCTGACCTTATGA
- a CDS encoding ABC transporter ATP-binding protein, giving the protein MTSEAERPANLRGAGMPAVDISDVAVRFRTKKRDVTALENVSLRVDAEEFVAIVGPSGCGKSTLLKLVSGLLRPSSGDVRLLDEAVTAPRRDVGYVFQRAALLEWRSVRRNIALQAEMRRMPSAQAAARVDELIGMTGLRGFEDAYPHELSGGMQQRVSLCRALLHRPPVLLMDEPFGALDALTREHMNVELRRIRQETRTTVLLVTHSIAEAVYLADRVVVMTARPGTVAEIIDVNLPQERDYAETLVHPEFARASGRIRELLGAADAAE; this is encoded by the coding sequence ATGACCAGTGAGGCCGAGCGACCCGCGAACCTCCGGGGCGCCGGGATGCCCGCCGTGGACATCTCCGACGTGGCGGTGCGGTTCCGTACGAAGAAGCGCGACGTCACCGCGTTGGAGAACGTGTCGTTACGGGTGGACGCCGAGGAGTTCGTCGCGATCGTCGGGCCTTCGGGCTGCGGCAAGTCGACGCTGCTCAAGCTGGTCTCGGGTCTGCTGCGTCCCTCCTCCGGAGACGTGCGGCTGCTGGACGAGGCCGTGACGGCGCCCCGGCGCGACGTCGGCTACGTGTTCCAGCGGGCGGCCCTGCTGGAGTGGCGGTCGGTGCGTCGCAACATCGCCCTGCAGGCGGAGATGCGGCGGATGCCGTCGGCGCAGGCGGCCGCGCGGGTCGACGAGCTGATCGGGATGACCGGGCTACGTGGTTTCGAGGACGCCTATCCGCACGAGCTCTCCGGTGGCATGCAGCAGCGGGTGTCGCTGTGTCGGGCCCTGCTGCACCGGCCGCCGGTCCTGCTGATGGACGAGCCGTTCGGCGCCCTGGACGCCTTGACCCGGGAGCACATGAACGTCGAGCTGCGGCGGATTCGACAGGAGACCCGCACGACGGTCCTGCTGGTGACGCACTCGATCGCCGAGGCCGTCTACCTCGCGGACCGAGTGGTCGTCATGACCGCCCGGCCGGGCACCGTGGCCGAGATCATCGACGTGAACCTGCCCCAGGAGCGGGACTACGCCGAGACCCTGGTGCATCCGGAGTTCGCCAGAGCCAGCGGTCGCATCCGCGAGCTGCTGGGCGCGGCGGACGCCGCGGAGTAG